A region from the Paraburkholderia youngii genome encodes:
- the tatA gene encoding Sec-independent protein translocase subunit TatA gives MGSLSIWHWLIVLLIVALVFGTKKLRNIGSDLGGAVKGFKEGMKEAESPSADAQQQQRELPRNGAVDVEAKEKTQQSGDYR, from the coding sequence ATGGGTTCGTTGAGTATTTGGCATTGGTTGATCGTTCTGTTGATCGTCGCGCTCGTGTTCGGCACGAAGAAGCTGCGCAACATCGGCAGCGATCTGGGCGGCGCGGTGAAGGGCTTCAAGGAAGGCATGAAGGAAGCCGAATCGCCGTCGGCCGACGCGCAACAGCAGCAGCGCGAGTTGCCGCGCAACGGCGCGGTGGACGTCGAAGCGAAAGAAAAGACGCAGCAATCGGGCGATTACCGCTAA
- the tatB gene encoding Sec-independent protein translocase protein TatB, with amino-acid sequence MLDLGLTKMALIGVVALVVLGPERLPRVARTAGALFGRAQRYVNDVKAEVTREIELDELRRMKTDFEKAASNVETAVQDNLRKHENELNEAWKSGTSVSPSIAGGALEDAGSGVSGSTGVTSWPVSTPAAAPKRKNWRVQQSATPTWYKRASLRRTRVQSGAARVARHTPANLRRPTRFF; translated from the coding sequence ATGCTGGACCTCGGTCTAACCAAGATGGCGCTGATCGGCGTCGTCGCGCTGGTCGTCCTCGGGCCTGAGCGCCTGCCGCGTGTCGCCCGCACGGCCGGCGCGCTATTCGGCCGCGCACAGCGGTACGTCAACGACGTGAAGGCCGAAGTCACGCGCGAAATCGAGCTCGACGAACTGCGGCGCATGAAGACCGATTTCGAGAAGGCCGCGAGCAACGTCGAAACGGCGGTTCAGGACAATCTGCGCAAGCACGAGAATGAACTGAACGAGGCATGGAAGAGCGGTACGTCGGTGTCGCCGAGTATCGCCGGCGGCGCGCTCGAAGACGCCGGCAGCGGCGTCAGCGGCAGCACCGGTGTTACCTCGTGGCCGGTCAGTACACCGGCCGCCGCGCCCAAACGCAAGAACTGGCGCGTCCAGCAAAGCGCCACCCCCACCTGGTACAAGCGAGCGAGCCTGCGCCGCACGCGCGTGCAGTCGGGCGCCGCGCGCGTTGCGCGGCACACACCTGCCAACCTGCGTCGTCCGACGCGGTTTTTCTGA
- the tatC gene encoding twin-arginine translocase subunit TatC, whose product MSDPQQSQNEGTEETFISHLVELRDRIIRAGLAVIVVFIGLVYWAPDIFKLLARPLMMNLPKDGKMIVTDVTGSFFVPMKVTMLVAFVIALPVVLYQIWAFVAPGLYQHEKKLVAPLVASSYTLFLCGMAFAYFVVFPTIFRVMAHYNAPLGAEMTTDIDNYLSFVLTMFIAFGVTFEVPIVVVLLVRMNVVTLKKLKEIRPYVIVGAFVVSAVVTPPDVFSQLILAVPLILLYEAGIVAARLIVGKQPVVVEDASPPPSN is encoded by the coding sequence GTGAGCGACCCCCAGCAATCCCAGAACGAAGGCACTGAAGAGACCTTCATTTCCCACCTCGTCGAACTACGTGACCGCATCATCCGTGCGGGGCTCGCCGTCATCGTCGTGTTTATCGGGCTCGTGTACTGGGCGCCGGACATCTTCAAACTGCTCGCGCGGCCGCTGATGATGAATCTGCCGAAGGACGGCAAGATGATCGTCACCGACGTCACCGGCTCGTTCTTCGTGCCGATGAAGGTGACGATGCTGGTCGCTTTCGTGATCGCGCTGCCGGTCGTGCTGTACCAGATCTGGGCGTTCGTCGCGCCGGGACTCTATCAGCACGAGAAGAAGCTGGTGGCGCCGCTCGTGGCGAGCAGCTATACGCTGTTCCTGTGCGGCATGGCGTTCGCGTATTTCGTCGTGTTTCCAACCATCTTCCGCGTGATGGCGCACTACAACGCGCCGCTCGGCGCGGAAATGACAACCGATATCGACAATTACCTGAGCTTCGTGCTCACGATGTTCATCGCGTTCGGTGTCACGTTCGAGGTGCCGATCGTCGTCGTCCTGTTGGTGCGGATGAACGTTGTGACCCTGAAGAAGCTGAAGGAGATCCGGCCGTATGTGATCGTCGGCGCGTTCGTGGTGTCGGCCGTCGTGACGCCGCCGGACGTGTTTTCGCAGCTGATCCTCGCGGTTCCGCTGATTCTGCTGTACGAAGCCGGCATCGTCGCGGCGCGGTTGATCGTCGGCAAGCAGCCGGTGGTCGTCGAGGATGCGAGTCCGCCGCCGTCTAATTGA
- a CDS encoding Do family serine endopeptidase, translating into MLRRFWLLFAQAVTVLLALMFIIATLKPQWLQRQGQFGRQLAEPIVALREVAPGISKGHAETSYAEAAQKAMPAVVNVFSSKDGSLPPDPRAKDPLFRYFFGDRNNRKQQEQPASNLGSGVIVSSEGYILTNQHVVDGADQIEVALADGRTASAKVIGIDPETDLAVLKVNMSNLPTITLGRMDQTRVGDVVLAIGNPFGVGQTVTMGIVSALGRNHLGINTFENFIQTDAPINPGNSGGALVDVNGNLLGINTAIYSRSGGSLGIGFAIPVSTARSVLESIITTGTVTRGWIGVEPQDVTPEIAESFGLDQKSGAIVAGVLKSGPADRAGIKPGDILTSVNGQVITDTTRLLNVIAQIKPGTAAKVHLVRKGHQIDLDVMIGKRPPPPKQPEDENGGDQPDDEGG; encoded by the coding sequence ATGCTTAGACGCTTTTGGCTGTTATTTGCCCAAGCGGTGACGGTGCTGTTGGCGCTGATGTTCATCATTGCGACCCTCAAACCGCAGTGGCTGCAGCGTCAAGGACAATTCGGCAGACAACTCGCCGAACCGATCGTGGCGCTGCGGGAAGTGGCGCCGGGCATCAGCAAAGGCCATGCCGAAACGTCCTATGCCGAAGCGGCGCAAAAGGCCATGCCCGCGGTCGTCAACGTGTTCTCCAGCAAGGATGGCTCGCTGCCGCCCGACCCGCGCGCCAAAGATCCGCTGTTCCGCTACTTCTTCGGCGACAGGAACAATCGCAAGCAGCAGGAGCAGCCTGCCTCGAATCTCGGCTCAGGCGTGATAGTGAGTTCGGAAGGTTACATTCTAACGAACCAGCACGTCGTAGACGGCGCCGATCAGATCGAAGTCGCGCTCGCCGACGGCCGCACCGCCAGCGCGAAGGTCATCGGCATCGACCCCGAGACCGATCTGGCGGTGCTCAAGGTCAACATGAGCAATCTGCCCACCATCACGCTCGGCCGGATGGACCAGACCCGCGTCGGCGACGTCGTGCTCGCGATCGGCAATCCGTTCGGCGTCGGGCAGACCGTGACGATGGGCATCGTCAGCGCACTGGGACGCAACCACCTTGGCATCAATACGTTCGAAAACTTCATCCAGACCGACGCCCCGATCAACCCCGGCAACTCGGGCGGTGCGCTCGTCGACGTGAACGGCAATCTGCTCGGCATCAACACCGCGATCTACTCGCGCTCGGGCGGCTCGCTCGGCATCGGCTTCGCGATTCCGGTGTCGACCGCGCGCAGCGTGCTCGAGAGCATCATCACGACCGGTACAGTCACGCGCGGTTGGATCGGTGTCGAACCGCAGGACGTGACGCCGGAAATCGCCGAGTCGTTCGGGCTCGATCAGAAGTCAGGCGCGATCGTCGCCGGGGTGCTGAAGAGCGGACCGGCCGACCGCGCGGGCATCAAGCCCGGCGACATCCTGACGAGCGTGAACGGCCAGGTGATCACCGATACCACGCGCCTGTTGAACGTGATCGCGCAGATTAAGCCGGGCACGGCGGCAAAAGTGCATCTGGTACGCAAAGGCCATCAGATCGATCTCGACGTGATGATCGGCAAACGCCCGCCGCCGCCGAAACAGCCGGAAGACGAAAACGGCGGCGATCAGCCAGACGACGAAGGTGGTTGA
- a CDS encoding Nif3-like dinuclear metal center hexameric protein: MDRIELELYLNNLLETARFKDYCPNGLQVEGRRRINKLATGVTASVAFLEAALDWGADAVLVHHGYFWRNEAPQITGRKHARLKLLLANDLNLFAYHLPLDDHPEFGNNAQIGEKMGWISDARFGDNDLGWLATLPMPISLSHLTAEIEQTLGRTPLVFGDPDMQLRRVGWCTGAAQGMFDAAINAGVDVYVTGEVSESVMHTAAESGVAFLAAGHHATERFGVQAVGKHLSESFDIEHLFIDIPNPV, translated from the coding sequence ATGGATCGGATTGAACTTGAATTGTACTTGAACAATCTCCTTGAAACCGCGCGCTTCAAGGACTATTGCCCGAACGGACTGCAGGTCGAAGGGCGCCGCCGGATCAACAAACTCGCGACCGGTGTGACCGCGTCGGTGGCCTTCCTGGAGGCCGCGCTCGACTGGGGCGCGGACGCCGTGCTGGTCCATCACGGCTACTTCTGGCGCAACGAGGCGCCGCAGATCACCGGCCGCAAGCACGCTCGACTGAAGCTGTTGCTCGCCAACGACCTGAACCTGTTCGCCTACCACCTGCCACTCGACGATCATCCCGAATTCGGCAACAACGCGCAGATCGGCGAGAAGATGGGCTGGATCAGCGACGCGCGTTTCGGCGACAACGACCTCGGCTGGCTCGCCACGTTGCCAATGCCGATCTCGCTTTCGCACCTGACCGCGGAAATCGAGCAAACGCTGGGCCGCACGCCGCTCGTGTTCGGCGATCCCGATATGCAGCTGCGCCGCGTCGGCTGGTGCACGGGCGCCGCGCAAGGGATGTTCGACGCGGCGATCAACGCGGGCGTCGACGTCTACGTGACCGGCGAAGTATCGGAGTCGGTGATGCATACGGCGGCGGAAAGCGGCGTCGCCTTCCTTGCGGCCGGCCACCACGCGACAGAACGTTTCGGCGTGCAGGCGGTGGGCAAGCATCTGTCCGAATCGTTCGATATCGAACACCTGTTTATCGACATTCCGAATCCCGTTTGA
- the petA gene encoding ubiquinol-cytochrome c reductase iron-sulfur subunit, whose product MRDKEEERVDGSRRNWLVATTVAGGIGGVAVVVPFVSSFAPSEKAKAAGAPVEVDISGLKPGDMMTVAWRGKPVWIINRTDRMLADVQKADSQVADPHTQNPFSMPLPDYCNNEFRSRAENKHLLVAVAVCTHLGCTPTPRFQEGPQPNLPDDWPGGFLCPCHGSTYDMAGRVFKNKPAPQNLDIPRFMFTSATALVIGKDEKGEA is encoded by the coding sequence ATGCGAGACAAAGAAGAGGAACGCGTCGATGGCAGCCGCCGTAACTGGCTGGTAGCGACGACCGTAGCAGGCGGCATAGGAGGTGTTGCCGTTGTCGTACCCTTTGTTAGTTCGTTTGCACCATCCGAAAAGGCCAAGGCTGCAGGTGCCCCGGTCGAAGTCGATATCAGTGGTCTGAAGCCCGGCGACATGATGACGGTCGCCTGGCGTGGCAAGCCGGTGTGGATCATCAACCGCACGGACCGCATGCTCGCCGATGTTCAAAAAGCCGATAGCCAGGTAGCGGACCCTCACACGCAGAATCCCTTCTCGATGCCGCTGCCGGACTACTGCAACAACGAATTCCGTTCACGCGCCGAGAACAAGCACCTGCTGGTTGCCGTCGCCGTTTGCACGCATCTGGGCTGCACGCCGACGCCGCGCTTCCAGGAAGGCCCGCAGCCCAATCTGCCCGACGACTGGCCCGGCGGCTTCCTGTGCCCGTGCCACGGCTCGACCTACGACATGGCCGGCCGCGTCTTCAAGAACAAACCCGCCCCGCAGAACCTCGACATCCCACGCTTCATGTTCACGTCGGCGACGGCCCTTGTGATAGGGAAGGACGAAAAAGGAGAAGCGTAA
- a CDS encoding cytochrome b, translated as MASEHEVETTGLAGWIDQRFPMTATWKKHVSEYYAPKNFNFWYFFGSLALLVLVNQIVTGIWLTMNYKPDATMAFASVEYIMREVPWGWLIRYMHSTGASMFFVVVYLHMFRGLLYGSYRKPRELVWIFGCLIFLSLMAEAFFGYLLPWGQMSFWGAQVIVNLFSAIPFIGPDLSLWIRGDYVVSDVTLNRFFAFHVIAIPLVLVGLVIAHLVALHEVGSNNPDGIEIKAKKGPDGVPLDGIPFHPYYSVHDFMGVAIFLLIFAAIIFFGPEMGGYFLEANNFVPANPLQTPPEIAPVWYFTAFYAMLRATTDPFKIVLMIVIALLGLLALVRARGRWKIGLPVLAVLVIVAMVFTESKFWGVVVMGSAVISLFFLPWLDRSPVRSIRYRPFFHKLFFGIFVIAFLTLGFLGTRPPSPAATLIAQICALVYFAFFLGMPFWTRLGKFKQPPERVRFKPH; from the coding sequence ATGGCGAGCGAACACGAAGTAGAGACGACCGGGCTGGCTGGTTGGATCGACCAGCGCTTCCCGATGACTGCCACGTGGAAGAAGCACGTTTCCGAGTACTACGCGCCGAAGAACTTCAACTTCTGGTACTTCTTCGGTTCGCTTGCATTGCTGGTGCTGGTCAACCAGATCGTCACCGGCATTTGGCTGACGATGAACTACAAGCCCGATGCGACGATGGCGTTCGCGTCGGTCGAGTACATCATGCGCGAGGTGCCGTGGGGTTGGCTGATCCGCTACATGCACTCGACGGGTGCGTCGATGTTCTTCGTCGTCGTGTATTTGCACATGTTTCGCGGGCTTTTGTATGGCTCCTACCGCAAGCCGCGCGAGCTCGTGTGGATTTTCGGCTGCCTGATCTTCCTGAGCCTGATGGCCGAAGCGTTCTTCGGCTACCTGCTGCCGTGGGGCCAGATGTCGTTCTGGGGCGCGCAGGTGATCGTGAACCTGTTCTCGGCGATTCCGTTCATCGGGCCGGATCTGTCGTTGTGGATTCGCGGCGACTATGTCGTGTCCGACGTCACGCTGAACCGCTTCTTCGCGTTCCACGTGATCGCGATTCCGCTGGTCCTCGTCGGCCTCGTGATCGCGCACCTCGTCGCGCTGCACGAAGTCGGCTCGAACAACCCGGACGGCATCGAAATCAAGGCGAAGAAGGGGCCGGATGGCGTGCCCCTCGACGGCATTCCGTTCCACCCGTACTACTCGGTGCACGACTTCATGGGCGTGGCGATCTTCCTGCTGATTTTCGCGGCCATCATCTTCTTCGGGCCGGAAATGGGCGGGTACTTCCTTGAAGCCAACAACTTCGTTCCGGCGAATCCGCTGCAGACCCCGCCGGAAATTGCGCCAGTTTGGTACTTTACCGCTTTTTATGCGATGCTGCGCGCCACCACCGATCCATTCAAGATCGTCCTGATGATCGTCATTGCGCTACTGGGGCTGCTCGCGCTCGTGCGCGCGCGCGGCAGGTGGAAGATCGGGTTGCCAGTGCTCGCGGTGCTGGTGATCGTCGCGATGGTGTTCACCGAATCGAAATTCTGGGGCGTCGTCGTGATGGGCAGCGCGGTGATTTCGCTGTTCTTCCTGCCGTGGCTGGACCGCTCGCCGGTCAGGTCGATTCGCTACCGGCCGTTCTTCCACAAGCTTTTCTTCGGGATCTTCGTGATCGCGTTCCTGACGCTCGGCTTCCTCGGCACGCGGCCGCCATCGCCCGCCGCAACGCTGATCGCCCAGATCTGCGCGCTGGTGTACTTCGCGTTTTTCCTCGGCATGCCCTTCTGGACGCGGCTTGGCAAGTTCAAGCAGCCGCCGGAACGGGTGCGGTTCAAGCCTCACTAA
- a CDS encoding cytochrome c1 — translation MKKMLSMCALVGATVLAMLAAPVHADENFPLNRAPDNTNNFASLQRGAQLFVNYCLNCHSANLMRYNRLTDLGITPNEVQANLLFTTDKVGNTMTVAMRPDDAKSWFGATPPDLSVEARARGTDWLYTYLRSFYRDDTRPTGWNNLVYENVSMPHVLWQLQGQRAAKFGDETDEKTGEKVHKFRGFQQLTPGTMSPVDYDSAVADLVSYLSWMSEPTQQTRKQLGVWVVLFLGILSFFAWRLNAAYWKHIK, via the coding sequence ATGAAAAAAATGCTTTCGATGTGCGCGCTGGTCGGCGCGACCGTGCTTGCGATGTTGGCCGCTCCGGTCCACGCGGACGAGAATTTCCCGCTCAATCGTGCGCCGGACAACACGAACAATTTCGCTTCTTTGCAGCGCGGCGCGCAATTGTTTGTAAACTACTGCCTGAATTGCCACAGCGCGAACCTGATGCGCTACAACCGCCTGACCGATCTCGGCATCACGCCGAACGAAGTCCAGGCGAATCTGCTGTTCACCACCGACAAGGTCGGCAACACGATGACCGTGGCGATGCGCCCGGACGACGCGAAATCGTGGTTCGGGGCGACGCCGCCGGATTTGTCGGTGGAGGCGCGGGCGCGCGGCACGGACTGGCTGTACACGTATCTGCGTAGTTTTTACCGCGACGATACGCGGCCGACTGGCTGGAACAATCTGGTGTACGAAAACGTGAGCATGCCTCACGTGCTGTGGCAGCTTCAGGGGCAGCGGGCGGCGAAATTCGGCGATGAAACCGACGAAAAAACCGGCGAAAAGGTACACAAATTCCGCGGTTTCCAGCAACTCACTCCGGGGACGATGTCGCCGGTAGATTATGATTCTGCTGTGGCCGACCTCGTGTCGTACCTGTCATGGATGTCCGAACCGACGCAGCAAACCCGCAAGCAACTTGGCGTGTGGGTGGTGTTGTTCCTCGGTATCCTGAGCTTTTTCGCCTGGCGACTGAACGCCGCGTACTGGAAACATATCAAATAA
- a CDS encoding glutathione S-transferase N-terminal domain-containing protein: MMVLYSGTTCPFSQRCRLVLFEKGMDFEIRDVDLFNKPEDIAVMNPYGQVPILVERDLILYESNIINEYIDERFPHPQLMPADPVQRARARLFLLNFEKELFVHVGTLENEKGKAAEKNHEKARLAIRDRLTQLAPIFLKNKYMLGEEFSMLDVAIAPLLWRLDHYGIELSKNAAPLMKYAERIFSRPAYIEALTPSEKVMRR, from the coding sequence ATGATGGTTCTGTATTCCGGCACTACTTGCCCGTTCTCCCAGCGTTGCCGGCTGGTGTTGTTCGAAAAGGGCATGGACTTCGAGATCCGCGACGTCGACCTGTTCAACAAGCCGGAAGACATCGCCGTGATGAATCCGTATGGTCAGGTGCCGATTCTCGTCGAACGGGACCTGATTCTGTACGAATCGAACATCATCAACGAGTACATCGACGAGCGCTTCCCGCACCCGCAGCTGATGCCGGCCGATCCGGTGCAGCGCGCGCGTGCCCGCCTGTTCCTGCTCAACTTCGAGAAAGAGCTGTTCGTCCACGTCGGCACGCTCGAAAACGAGAAGGGCAAGGCAGCGGAGAAGAATCACGAGAAGGCGCGCCTCGCGATCCGCGATCGCCTGACGCAACTCGCGCCGATCTTCCTGAAGAACAAGTACATGCTCGGCGAAGAGTTCTCGATGCTCGACGTCGCGATCGCACCGCTCTTGTGGCGCCTCGACCACTACGGTATCGAGCTGTCGAAGAACGCCGCGCCGCTGATGAAGTACGCCGAGCGCATTTTCAGCCGCCCGGCTTATATCGAAGCGCTGACGCCGTCGGAAAAGGTGATGCGTCGTTGA
- a CDS encoding ClpXP protease specificity-enhancing factor: protein MQEISTKPYLLRALYEWCTDNGYTPHIAVRVDNQTRVPRQFVRDNEIVLNISFEATSQLQMGNEWIEFNARFSGKSHKIEVPVANILAIYARENGQGMAFPVESAGGEAQDSGADAADEADTPAAPRAVETAPVDPAEASDADDKPQPDDDGSKGGGRARLKIVK, encoded by the coding sequence ATGCAAGAGATTTCCACGAAGCCTTATCTGCTGCGCGCGCTTTATGAGTGGTGCACGGATAACGGCTACACACCGCACATCGCGGTCCGCGTCGACAATCAGACGCGCGTGCCGCGTCAGTTCGTGCGAGACAACGAGATCGTGTTGAACATCAGCTTCGAGGCGACCAGCCAGTTGCAGATGGGCAACGAGTGGATCGAGTTCAACGCGCGCTTTTCCGGCAAGTCGCACAAGATCGAAGTGCCGGTCGCCAATATTCTGGCGATCTACGCGCGCGAGAACGGCCAAGGTATGGCGTTCCCGGTCGAATCGGCGGGCGGCGAGGCTCAGGATTCGGGCGCGGATGCCGCGGACGAAGCGGACACGCCGGCGGCGCCGCGCGCCGTCGAAACGGCGCCGGTCGACCCGGCCGAGGCCAGCGACGCCGACGACAAGCCGCAACCCGACGACGATGGCTCGAAAGGTGGCGGAAGGGCTCGCCTTAAGATCGTGAAATGA
- a CDS encoding methyltransferase has product MTNPATLTWPEADGPRTARWRSEAAVPPPKRVVVADDRTTADSAYRLACEGTALLWHGDFQNARQLLQAVTRRLERKARKQGATPLDAFNLHRQAQSQRARTLGMILIPLDADYGISLRRAPDVRQACTEAYGPATGEASVVSLRELLGLIGAHEWRKKGVEIAALGERIHPHYGVFSPVRGEYVDLVARAALPSLDLAFDIGTGTGVLAALLAKRGVRKIVATDQDERALACARENLARLGYARQVEIVQGDLFPDGRAPLVVCNPPWVPARPASPLEYAVYDPDSRMLLGFLNGLADHLTPGGEGWLIISDFAEHLGLRTRAWLLAAIEHAGLSVVGREDIRPRHPKASDQNDPLYVARAAEITSLWRLKVR; this is encoded by the coding sequence ATGACCAACCCCGCAACTCTCACCTGGCCCGAAGCCGACGGCCCGCGCACCGCACGCTGGCGCTCCGAAGCGGCCGTGCCGCCGCCGAAGCGCGTCGTCGTCGCCGACGACCGCACTACCGCCGATTCGGCCTACCGCCTCGCCTGCGAAGGCACCGCGCTGTTGTGGCACGGCGACTTCCAGAACGCGCGCCAACTGTTGCAGGCGGTCACGCGCCGACTCGAACGCAAGGCGCGCAAGCAGGGAGCGACACCGCTCGACGCGTTCAACCTGCATCGGCAGGCGCAGTCGCAGCGCGCCCGCACGCTCGGCATGATTCTGATTCCGCTCGATGCCGACTACGGCATTTCCCTGCGCCGCGCGCCCGACGTGCGGCAGGCCTGCACCGAAGCGTACGGACCGGCGACCGGCGAGGCGTCGGTGGTGTCGTTGCGCGAGTTGCTCGGTTTGATCGGCGCGCACGAATGGCGCAAGAAGGGTGTCGAGATCGCGGCGCTCGGCGAGCGCATTCATCCGCACTACGGCGTGTTCTCACCGGTGCGTGGCGAGTACGTCGATCTGGTCGCGCGCGCCGCGCTGCCGTCGCTGGATCTCGCGTTCGATATCGGCACCGGCACTGGCGTGCTGGCCGCGCTGCTGGCCAAACGCGGCGTGCGCAAGATCGTCGCCACGGATCAGGATGAGCGCGCGCTGGCGTGTGCGCGTGAAAATCTCGCACGCCTGGGCTACGCCCGGCAGGTCGAGATCGTGCAGGGCGATCTGTTTCCGGACGGTCGGGCGCCGCTCGTCGTCTGCAATCCGCCGTGGGTGCCGGCGCGGCCCGCGTCGCCGCTCGAATACGCGGTCTATGATCCTGACAGCCGCATGCTGCTTGGCTTCCTGAACGGCCTCGCCGATCATCTGACGCCGGGCGGCGAAGGCTGGCTCATCATTTCGGATTTCGCTGAGCATCTCGGGTTGCGCACGCGCGCATGGCTGCTGGCGGCGATCGAGCACGCGGGGCTCAGTGTGGTGGGACGCGAGGACATTCGTCCACGGCATCCGAAGGCCAGTGATCAGAACGATCCGCTGTATGTTGCGCGAGCGGCCGAGATCACGTCGTTGTGGCGGCTCAAGGTGCGGTGA
- a CDS encoding TIGR03862 family flavoprotein, which produces MPSSLDSARVAVIGGGPAGLMAAETLARRGVQVHVHDAMPSVGRKFLMAGKGGMNITHSEALEPFLDRYGARRDHIAPLLDAFGPDALRAWLRELGVETFVGSSGRVFPSDMKAAPMLRAWLHRLREAGVQFHMRHKWNGWVSVSEDNAAHALRFATPDGEQTVSYDAVVFALGGGSWPRLGSDAAWVPLMMSRGVPVMPLRPANCGFDADWSPYLRERFAGQPIKTIAISFTDVDGKVHNRQGETLLTESGLEGSLIYALSAPIRERILADGELTIALDLAPGLPLERVIEEVTRPRGSRSIASHLHGRIGIGGVKLALLHEILSKEVFADARGLAHAIKALPLRLLRARPIDEAISTAGGIPFEALDAHLMIDRMPGAFCAGEMLDWEAPTGGYLLTACFASGLVAGRGACAYLEARRASA; this is translated from the coding sequence ATGCCCTCCTCGCTCGATTCCGCCCGCGTCGCCGTAATCGGCGGCGGCCCCGCCGGCCTGATGGCCGCCGAGACGCTTGCCCGGCGCGGCGTGCAAGTCCACGTACATGACGCGATGCCGTCGGTCGGCCGCAAATTCCTGATGGCGGGCAAAGGCGGCATGAACATCACGCATTCGGAAGCGCTGGAGCCGTTTCTCGACCGCTACGGCGCGCGCCGCGACCACATCGCGCCGCTACTCGACGCGTTCGGTCCCGACGCGCTGCGCGCCTGGTTGCGCGAATTGGGTGTCGAGACGTTCGTCGGCAGTTCGGGGCGCGTGTTTCCGTCTGACATGAAGGCCGCGCCAATGCTGCGCGCGTGGCTGCATCGACTGCGCGAAGCGGGCGTGCAGTTCCACATGCGTCACAAGTGGAACGGCTGGGTCTCAGTGTCCGAAGACAACGCTGCGCACGCGCTGCGCTTCGCCACGCCCGACGGTGAGCAGACGGTGAGCTACGACGCGGTCGTGTTCGCGCTCGGCGGCGGCAGTTGGCCGCGGCTCGGCTCCGACGCCGCGTGGGTGCCGCTGATGATGTCGCGCGGCGTGCCGGTGATGCCGTTGCGCCCCGCGAACTGCGGCTTCGACGCGGACTGGAGTCCGTATCTGCGCGAGCGTTTCGCTGGTCAGCCGATCAAGACGATCGCGATTTCCTTCACCGATGTAGACGGAAAAGTCCACAATCGACAAGGTGAAACACTTCTGACCGAATCAGGCCTCGAAGGGAGTCTGATTTATGCGCTGTCGGCGCCGATCCGCGAGCGGATCCTGGCCGACGGCGAGCTCACCATCGCGCTGGATCTCGCGCCAGGCTTGCCGCTCGAGCGGGTCATCGAGGAAGTGACGCGGCCGCGCGGCTCACGCTCGATTGCGAGTCATCTGCATGGGCGGATTGGCATCGGCGGGGTCAAGCTGGCGCTGTTGCACGAGATTCTGTCGAAAGAAGTATTCGCCGATGCGCGCGGTCTCGCCCACGCGATCAAGGCGCTGCCGTTGCGACTGCTGCGCGCGCGACCGATCGACGAAGCGATCAGCACGGCGGGCGGCATCCCGTTCGAGGCGCTGGACGCACATTTGATGATCGACCGGATGCCCGGCGCATTCTGCGCGGGCGAAATGCTCGACTGGGAAGCACCGACCGGCGGTTATCTGCTGACGGCCTGTTTTGCCAGCGGGCTCGTGGCCGGCCGGGGCGCATGCGCGTATCTCGAAGCGCGCCGCGCATCGGCGTGA
- a CDS encoding DUF1059 domain-containing protein: MTRKYIDCREFPSEMNCTVAMSADSDSELLEAAVQHAVTVHKHADSPELRAQLKTLFHEGTPPAEAPRA, translated from the coding sequence ATGACCCGCAAATACATCGACTGCCGCGAATTTCCGAGCGAAATGAACTGCACCGTCGCGATGTCCGCCGACAGCGACAGCGAACTGCTCGAAGCCGCGGTCCAGCATGCCGTCACCGTTCACAAGCACGCGGATTCGCCGGAGCTGCGCGCGCAGCTGAAGACGCTATTTCATGAGGGAACGCCGCCCGCCGAGGCGCCGCGCGCTTGA